One genomic window of Elusimicrobiales bacterium includes the following:
- the acpP gene encoding acyl carrier protein: MANIDERVKSIIVEQLGVDPAEVKPEAQFVNDLGADSLDTVELIMALEEEFDMEIPDEKAEKIKTVREALDYISANAKK; encoded by the coding sequence GTGGCAAACATAGACGAAAGGGTTAAAAGCATAATCGTGGAGCAGCTCGGTGTGGACCCGGCGGAAGTAAAGCCGGAGGCGCAGTTCGTAAACGACCTCGGCGCGGATTCTCTGGACACGGTGGAGCTTATCATGGCGCTGGAGGAAGAGTTCGACATGGAAATCCCCGACGAAAAGGCCGAGAAGATAAAGACGGTGCGCGAAGCGCTGGATTACATCTCCGCCAACGCGAAAAAATAG